One genomic segment of Photobacterium sp. DA100 includes these proteins:
- a CDS encoding hotdog fold domain-containing protein — translation MGKATGELSFQAQLKGNHCFGCGTENPHGLHIQSFWAAGDTASCQFIPQAHHCAAPTHFLNGGIIATVIDCHCICTAMADAYRRAGRGIGQGEAIWFATGSLSLKYLRPVLINADIVLEAHISAVEARTTHLVCNLIADGKTAVEAKLTAVRVPEQWMSAKA, via the coding sequence TCATTGTTTTGGTTGTGGGACTGAAAACCCCCATGGGCTTCATATTCAAAGCTTCTGGGCAGCAGGAGATACGGCGTCGTGTCAGTTTATCCCACAGGCCCATCATTGTGCTGCACCGACTCACTTTCTTAATGGCGGTATTATTGCCACTGTGATTGATTGCCACTGTATCTGTACCGCCATGGCCGATGCCTATAGGCGTGCAGGCAGAGGAATCGGTCAGGGAGAGGCGATATGGTTTGCAACCGGGAGTTTGTCGCTGAAATATCTTCGCCCGGTGTTGATAAATGCTGATATTGTATTGGAAGCGCATATTTCGGCTGTGGAAGCGCGGACAACCCATTTGGTGTGCAACCTTATTGCAGATGGTAAAACAGCCGTCGAAGCTAAGCTAACGGCTGTTAGGGTCCCAGAACAATGGATGTCTGCTAAGGCTTAA